The genomic DNA AGGATGGGCGCGGAGGGGTCGGCCACGGAGACGCGCACCACCCGGCCGCCCGCGGAGGCGTCCGTCTGGAGGTTGCCCAGCAGCGTGACGTACGCGTCCGGGCCGTCCAGGGTGAACGCATACGGGTTGGTGTTGGGGCCGAAGTTCACGCTGCCCACGTTGACGAGGGGAATGCCCTGGGGGAAGCGCGGACCGGGGCTCGGAGCGGGCTCGCCCTCGCGCCGCAGCACCTGGAGCGTGTTGCTCGTGGAGTTGAGGACGAAGACGAAGGGCTCGCGCACGAGCACCTGGTTGGGCACGAGGCCCGTGGGGGTGCGCGCGGGCAGCTCGCCATAGTCGGACAGCCGCGCCTGGCGCAGCAGCGTGGAGGCGTCCAGCACCAGCAGCACGTCCTGCATGCGCGCGAGCGACTGGGGGTTGGTGCCCACCGCCGCCGAGGGCCCGCGCACGTCCGCGCCGGCCTGGATGCCCACCACCTGCCCGGTGTTGAAGCACGCGGCGACGACGTCATCCGAGCACACCCCCGAGTGGCAGCTCCGGGCGTCCGCGCACACCGTGCCGCACGCGCCACAGTGGAAGGCATCCGTCTGGACGTCCACGCACGAGCGCCCACAGAGCGCCGAGTCCGGCAGGGTGCACGCGGCCTTGCACTCGCCCCGCTCGCACACCTGATCGGCCGCGCACGCCACGCCCCCCGCGCCCGCGCACCCGCCACAATGCTCCGGGTCCGACGCGGTGACGGCACAGGCCCCCCCACAGAGCGAGGCCCCCGCGCGGCACTGGCACGCGCCCTCCACGCAAAGCTGGGTGCTGGAGCAGGCCACGCCGCAGGCCCCACACTGGGACGAGGAGCTGGAGAGGTCCACGCACGCCTCCCCACAGCGGCTCTGGCCCTCGGGACACAGGGGCGCCGGATCCGGACAGCCCGTGAGCACGAGGCACAGCAGGGCCACGAGGGCGGGGCTTCGAGACAGCATCATGGCGTCTTCCCTCCAGGCTCGAACGAGCCCGCCACGGACAGGTACACGGCGCGGCCCGGCAGCGGGTAGCCGACGAAGTCCTCGGCGCGCGCGTCGAAGAGGTTGCGCACCTCGGCGGCCACCGTGAGCTCCGTCCGCGTCCCGAAGGTGCTGGACAGGCCCGTGTGCACGAAGGCGCGTCCGGGAAGCACCAGGGCGCCATCCCGGGTGAGCGCATGGGCGGACTGGGCCGCCAGCTCCACGCGGCCCGTCAGCCACCGTGGACCGCCCAGCACGCGCGCGGAGACCTTATGCCGGGGCCGGTAGGGCAGCTCGCGCAGGTAGAAGCGTCCATCGCGCTGCAAGTCGCTCGACACCATCAGCGTGTAGCTGAACGCTCCGGAGAGGAAGGGATGCGGCCGCCACTCGCCCTCCGCCTCGAGTCCCACCACGCGCGCCCGGGCGAAGTTGTAGGGCCTCGCCGCTCCGGGGGGATAGGCCTCGTAGGAGATGAGGTCTTCATAGAGGCTCGCGAAGCCGCCCACCGAGGCGAAGGACGCGTCCGAGCGGTGCACCAGCGCCGCGTCCGCGTACAGCGCGCGCTCGGGGCGCAAATTGGCGTTGGGCAGCAGCGTGCCCTGGCGCACGTACAGCTCCAGGAAGGACGGTGCGCGGTGGGCCCGGCCCACGTTGGCGCGCAGCTCGAGGCCCCCGGGCAGCGCCACGGTGGCGCCCAGCTTCGGAGACCACAATGTATACGGGCCCGCGCGCTCCAGGCGCACCGACGGCGCGAGCAACAGGCGCTCGTCCCACAGCCATACCTCATCCATGGCCATGACACTGGCGCGCAGCCACGTGGGCTCCCCACCGCTCGCCGCGTTCGTCTCCACCGCGTTCACGGACTCGCCGCCCAGGCCCACCAGCGCGGACACCGTCTGCCGCGCCCCCAGGCGCGTCCGCCCTTCCACCTCCACGCCCCCCACCCGCTGCACCTGCGCGGGTGATGACCAGGCTCCGCCCGAGAGCACCAGGCGATCCCTCCGCGCGTACGCGCGTGCGTCCAGCCGCATCCCGCCGTCCCACGCTCCCGCGAGCCGCAGGTTCACCGCGCCCCGGCCCGCCCCCTGCCGCGCGTCCTCGCTCGGGTTCTGCGCCGTGCCCGCGAGGCCCCGCTCGTCGAAGGACAGCTCGCCCAGCACGTCCAGCGACAGGCGCGCGTTCAGTTCCCGCCGCAACCGCACGAGGCCGCCCGCCGCGTGGGCATCGTTGTTGACGCGCCGCCGCTCCTCGATGGGACTCCCCGGCAGCGTGGGATTCGGATTGAACGGATAGGGAAACCGGCCCTGGGAGGTACCTCCGTGCACGAGCACCAGCGCCTCGTTGCCCGCGATCGGTCCCGTGGCGGACAACCAGCCCACCGCCGTGTCCCAGCTCCCATAGGACAGCTCCCCCGCGAATCGCGCGTCCGGCCCGGGCCTCCGGGTGATGATGTTGACCACGCCCCCCAGGCCGCCCGAGCCGTAGCGCGCCCCCGCGCCTCCCCTCAGCACCTCGAAGCGCTCGGCCAGGGCCACGGGCACGCGGGACACGTCGGCGATGCCCCCCGCGCCATTGAGGGGAATTCCATCCAGCAGCACCAGCGTGCCGTTGGAGGCCGCGCCGCGCACCACCAGACTCTTGCTCTGTCCGTAGCCCCCCGAGTCCTGCAGCGTGACGCCGGGCGCGGTGGACAAGAGCGCCGCCGTGTCACGCGCCGCGCCGCCCACGCCCTCCACGGGGATGACGGTGAGGGCGCCGCTGGGGTCCCTCCGCGAGGCCGAGTCCGCGGGCTCCGGGGTGGGGCGCGCCTCTTCCACCTCCACGGTGGGCACCCGGAAGGGCTCGCTGTCGGGCGTCTGGGCGAGCACGACTCCGCTCGTGCCGAGCGCCACGCCCAGCAGGGGCCTGGCGAGGTACGACCAGCGCATTCAACCGCCTTCCACACGCTCCCTCGAGGAGCGAGGGCCGGCCCTTCCTATGGGGCTCAACCCTCGCGCGTCAAGCCGCTCTCCATCAGCGGCATGCGGGAGGCCCGCGAATGGCGCGCGAGCCAATCGAGGATGAACTGATTGAAGGCGGAGAAGTGCAGGAAGGTCGCCATGACGTCGCCGAAGCGCAGCGACGCGCGCTCGAACAACGGCACGCTCCGGCCGGGGATGAGCAGCGTGCCATCCTGCCAGGTGCCATTGTGGCTGCCGGCGTCGGACACGCACCAGACGCCCGTGTGCGAGTCCTCGCGGAAGGTGGCGTGCACGCGCGACACGGTGGGGTCATCCACGATGATGTCGCTGTCCGGGGTGCGGCCCAGGGTGATGCCCGTGGCGGGCGTCACCACCTGCGAGCGCTTGCGCACCTCGAGCACCAGCGGCTCGGCGACGGTGGGCCGACGCATCGACAGGCCCGTCATGGTGGAACGGGTAAATAGAGGACGCACGCCCACCGGCGGGGCCTCCCACACCAGCACCGGCCAACACACCGCGCGCCGCACGGACTGCGGGTCATCCAGGAACTGTGAGGTGAGCGTGGAGAACTTCAGGTGCACGAAACCGCCTCCTGCACAGTGGAGAGGGCGACAGAATGTGCACGGTCCCTGATCGCCGCTACCCCCCCTCGAGCGCTGGTAAGCACGGGAATTTCCTGGGTATTCCAGGTAATGAGTCCCACCTTCACGCACCGCGCCATCCCTCTGGACCGTGAAGCTGGAGCCGTACACTCCGTGTGGATCCACGCCCGGGGCGAAGCTACCTCAGCCCGCGCTTCGAGCGCCCTGGGCCGCGTCCTCGAGTTCGAGGAGGAACCCCCGCACCGCCTCGAAGATGTGCACGGGCTGATCGCCCGGTGAGGCATGGCCGGAGTCGTGAATCACATGGAGGCGGGCGTCGCGCAGGAGGTCGACATACGCCCGCTTCGCGGACAGCGGCGTGTAGTCGTGGTCCGAGGCGAGGACCAGGACAGGACAGGTGATGTCCTTCAAGCGATCCAGCACGGACCAGCCCACGAGCCCTCGGGTCGCGCGCTGATAGGCATCCGGGTCATTGGCGCCAATCGACGCCTCGACGCGCGCGCGGAGTTCCGCATGCTCCGGCTTGGGAAAGAGCTTTGGCGCGATCAGTCTCGCCAGGGTCTTGGGCCCCAGGAGCTTGAGGATCAACAACCGCGTCGCGAACAGGAGCTTCATGCGCATCGTCCGCGGAACCATGTCCGGCCCGCTGTTGACGACGGTCAGGCTGCGCACGAGCTCCGGCCGCTCCACCGCGAGCTGGAAGCCCATCATGCCCCCCATGGAGAGGCCCACGACATGCACGCGCTCGAGCCCCAGCCGGTCGCACAGGGCGGCGATGTCCCGGGCGAAGAGCGGCACCCCATAGGGACCCGGGGGCTTTCCGCTGCGCCCGTGGCCCCGGACGTCGGGAATGATGACGCGGTGGTGGGCGGCGAGCCGGGGCGCGACAAGCTCCCAGTCCTGCCCGGACGAACCGAGTCCATGGAGGAGCAACACGGGCGTGCCCGCTCCGGACTCCTCGAAGTGAAGGGATACGCCCTCAAGCGGCATCATCGGCATGGTCGAGGCCTCGGGTTCTGGCTGGCGCCTGAACGATCGATCATTCACTCGATTGAACGGAACCAGCAATCCATGTTATACAGCTCTGAACGAACGTTCGTTCAGCAAGGGCATCATGCGTCCCCTTCCCCGGTCACGTCTACAAGCCCAGAAAGCGACCCTTCCGGGCACGGTGCCGGAAGGTACGCGGCGGAGGATCCTGGAGGAGGCCTTGCGGCTGTTCGCGAGCCAGGGGTTTCACGGCACGTCGATCCGGGACGTGGCGAAGAAGCTGGAGCTCCAGCCGAGCGCGCTGTACGCGCACTTCTCCTCCAAGGAGCACATCCTCGCCGAGCTCGTCCAGGTGGGACATGAAGCGCACCAGGAAGCCCTCCGCGCGGCGCTGCGGGACGCGGGGACGGAGCCGGCCGCGCAGGTGCGAGCGCTCGTGCGCGCCCACACCGTGATGCACGCGGCCCACCCCCAATTGGCGGTCGTGGTGAACGAGGAGATCCACGCCCTGCCGCCCGAGCTCTCCGCCCCGGCGATGGCGCTGCGCGATCAGTCCGTGGCGCTCCTCACCGAGGTCATCCGGCGAGGCGTGGAGCAGGGACGGTTCTCCCCCCCGCACGAGGCCGCGACCGGAGCGGCCATCTCCGCGATGGGGACGCGCCTGCCGTATTGGTACGAGCCCTCGGGAGCGCTCGACCTCGACACCCTCG from Melittangium boletus DSM 14713 includes the following:
- a CDS encoding MXAN_6577-like cysteine-rich protein, whose product is MMLSRSPALVALLCLVLTGCPDPAPLCPEGQSRCGEACVDLSSSSSQCGACGVACSSTQLCVEGACQCRAGASLCGGACAVTASDPEHCGGCAGAGGVACAADQVCERGECKAACTLPDSALCGRSCVDVQTDAFHCGACGTVCADARSCHSGVCSDDVVAACFNTGQVVGIQAGADVRGPSAAVGTNPQSLARMQDVLLVLDASTLLRQARLSDYGELPARTPTGLVPNQVLVREPFVFVLNSTSNTLQVLRREGEPAPSPGPRFPQGIPLVNVGSVNFGPNTNPYAFTLDGPDAYVTLLGNLQTDASAGGRVVRVSVADPSAPILTGTFVLPSGDALEPFPDRSPLPAPAGIASLGGRVYAALGNLDARDYAAAGPGFLARIEPGTGAVELLALGADCLNPFWVLPVVGDRLLVSCSGAATYDRDFNLTDVRGTGLVLLGPDGRVRASLVLRCAEGTSCALPSAGRFAVVGNRAYVADNNAGRLFVIEVVGDTLVERRGPGSGAAPPLLVCPRSQGPSLVSDVVALP
- a CDS encoding TonB-dependent receptor plug domain-containing protein, with amino-acid sequence MRWSYLARPLLGVALGTSGVVLAQTPDSEPFRVPTVEVEEARPTPEPADSASRRDPSGALTVIPVEGVGGAARDTAALLSTAPGVTLQDSGGYGQSKSLVVRGAASNGTLVLLDGIPLNGAGGIADVSRVPVALAERFEVLRGGAGARYGSGGLGGVVNIITRRPGPDARFAGELSYGSWDTAVGWLSATGPIAGNEALVLVHGGTSQGRFPYPFNPNPTLPGSPIEERRRVNNDAHAAGGLVRLRRELNARLSLDVLGELSFDERGLAGTAQNPSEDARQGAGRGAVNLRLAGAWDGGMRLDARAYARRDRLVLSGGAWSSPAQVQRVGGVEVEGRTRLGARQTVSALVGLGGESVNAVETNAASGGEPTWLRASVMAMDEVWLWDERLLLAPSVRLERAGPYTLWSPKLGATVALPGGLELRANVGRAHRAPSFLELYVRQGTLLPNANLRPERALYADAALVHRSDASFASVGGFASLYEDLISYEAYPPGAARPYNFARARVVGLEAEGEWRPHPFLSGAFSYTLMVSSDLQRDGRFYLRELPYRPRHKVSARVLGGPRWLTGRVELAAQSAHALTRDGALVLPGRAFVHTGLSSTFGTRTELTVAAEVRNLFDARAEDFVGYPLPGRAVYLSVAGSFEPGGKTP
- a CDS encoding FHA domain-containing protein is translated as MHLKFSTLTSQFLDDPQSVRRAVCWPVLVWEAPPVGVRPLFTRSTMTGLSMRRPTVAEPLVLEVRKRSQVVTPATGITLGRTPDSDIIVDDPTVSRVHATFREDSHTGVWCVSDAGSHNGTWQDGTLLIPGRSVPLFERASLRFGDVMATFLHFSAFNQFILDWLARHSRASRMPLMESGLTREG
- a CDS encoding alpha/beta fold hydrolase, with amino-acid sequence MMPLEGVSLHFEESGAGTPVLLLHGLGSSGQDWELVAPRLAAHHRVIIPDVRGHGRSGKPPGPYGVPLFARDIAALCDRLGLERVHVVGLSMGGMMGFQLAVERPELVRSLTVVNSGPDMVPRTMRMKLLFATRLLILKLLGPKTLARLIAPKLFPKPEHAELRARVEASIGANDPDAYQRATRGLVGWSVLDRLKDITCPVLVLASDHDYTPLSAKRAYVDLLRDARLHVIHDSGHASPGDQPVHIFEAVRGFLLELEDAAQGARSAG
- a CDS encoding TetR/AcrR family transcriptional regulator, yielding MRPLPRSRLQAQKATLPGTVPEGTRRRILEEALRLFASQGFHGTSIRDVAKKLELQPSALYAHFSSKEHILAELVQVGHEAHQEALRAALRDAGTEPAAQVRALVRAHTVMHAAHPQLAVVVNEEIHALPPELSAPAMALRDQSVALLTEVIRRGVEQGRFSPPHEAATGAAISAMGTRLPYWYEPSGALDLDTLANIHAELALRMLGAR